The genomic stretch TTTTAATAAGTTTCGAGATACATTTTTTAAAAAGTTTACAACTGACTTCTTGTTTGCAGCTCaatctcttgatcttgatgaagagaaTTTCTGTCTTTTCGATAGCCGGACTCGGATCTTTGTCCACTGAAGTCGATGTCGTTAACATCGATAGTCAAGATGATGATTACGTGAAGAAAGCCGACAACAAATCCTTTGATTCTCCGAAGAATAAGTCTGGCTGATGTTCTTGGGAAGGCTACTTGTTATTGAAAAGACGGTTGTGGATCTTGAAGTTATATCCTCGATGATGACTTTGTTACCCCAAAGACTAGGTGCGGAAAGGTACTTACTCCTGTTAAGAAGAGAAAGGATCCTTCGGTCGACTCGGCTAATATCACGACTACAAAGAGGGCTCCAAGAAGACCCAAGAAGTGGAGTGGATCTGTAGAGATTTTAAAGCCTGGTGAGTTCAATCAGCTTAAAAATGCAAGGCTGCTTAAGGACTTCATCTTGAGCAAGCATGGAGTCGAAAAATATGGAAGGTATGATATCTTTTTATGATCCTTCGACCACATGTTTTTCCtgaactttttcttttcttttttgacctGTTTTTCCCCTCTGTAatgattttttgttttttgtgtctATACAGTGTCAATTACTGTAGATTTGTCCATGGGAAGGATACGTTTGGCGATGATATTGAATCATTATTTACAGGCAAAGAATTGGCTAAGGCCTTTGGAGATCTTGGGGAGTTAGAGGGTGAAATGATGAGCTATATTATACTGCCGGTGGAAGGAGGATCCCACCAGAATCATGTCTTTGCTTAGGACGCGTGTCCTATTGTCTCCCTACTTTCTTACGGTGAATAATATAGTTTCTCTTCTTTCTATTTATAAGCTAGTTGTTATTTGTTGAATAGTCATAACATTTTTAACTATAATCTTTTTACGTGTAGTATTTGCTAGAAATGGACGGCATGATTGTGAGCAAGAACTTTGATGTTGTAAGGGCTGTGCGAGTTTCCAAGACTATTTGAAACCAGTGAGAGAATCTCTTGACTTGCAAATACGGTAATACATTCAATATAAAACTTTGATGCCCTAACtcttgccacttactgctgagtttTATTTTTTGATGTACTTTTTAATAACAGATCATCATGCCCTACTGTAAGACGATGCATGGttcacaacagaagcatcatgtCTTGTATGTCATGAACAAGTATCGTGCAACCTTTGATGTTCTCGATTCGTTTGATTGGAGTAGCCACAAAGAACTTTCTCGGAGTTCGTTCCATCTGCATGAGATGTCAAGGAGATTGTATGTTCTAATAATTTTACGCTTGATTTTCGACATTTTTTAGGTTAAATATCCCTTTGCTTAATGTCATTCCTTTTTTATTTCAATGTTAAAACAGGCTCGAAGGTTGACCttagtcatggaaggagtttatgGCAAACAACATTATGCCAAAAGTGGTCATCCCAATTGGAACAATGTTTCAAAGAAGCCGAACTATGTGCACGTCCCCaagcggggtttcagccggtgtgGCTACTCTTGTTTGAAGTTTGCATCTTCTTTTGACGGTGACCAAGTCGTTACGGACATTGCGAGATGATGATGTATGTTTTTATCTTCATAGATGAAGTAATTTTTTCTTATATttatgtatttttcttttttcataattCTTGCTTTTTCGTTTTATTTTATGCGGCCTCGCGTTGATGATTGGAAGGCGAGTACTTGTACTCAAGCTGTGTTCCATGTCAACAACAAGGTTCCTCTACATGATACGcaggtggaaattcaatgcctttCTCCACATTACGTGTGTTGTCTACCCAAGGAGAAGAGCTTATTATGATGCTTAGCCGGATGGCATAGGAACATATTTTTCATATTCGTATATAATTTGAatttgatattcatatttgtaatTTAATATAGTTTGACCTATTGGAACATCGGTATTTTTCATTTTGTCTTTGGAACATTAGTGTACTTCATACTAATCAATCATGTACTTTAGTGCTTGAGTAAGCTTTGTCTTGTTTATGTGATGTTATCTGTACTTCTTACAATACATATCTTTGTTCTTCCTTTTTTTCAATTAGCCTTTGTGTTTTTTGTTCTTAGTGAAGTGTTGTACTTCCTACTGATTTTAGTTTTGAACTTCTTACGTATTTTCCCATATAATAATTTGCGATATGTATTTTTTTTATGTAGTTGAAGATTCGAAGCTAGTACTTTTTGTGTTTTCCGGTTGTACTTCTTTTGTTTATACTCTTGTACTTCCTGGTCCTCTTCTATTTTTCTTAATCCTCCTCTGTATCCCCTACAAAACGAAAGATATGATATGAACTTCTTAATGGAGTTTCAAGAATGTAAACTTGTTGTACTTACTTGTATTCATGCGGATCCATACGTTATATATATACAATTCTTTCTTTTTTTATTCGTCTAAATTAAGcttgtacttacttgtactttagttATGTACTTCCTATCTTTTTTGTGTGATATGTTTTCTTTTTTGCtggtcttttgttttgtttttgaggATGTACTTCTTTAGCGACGGGCCGGTTAACGGCCCGATCGGAGCTTTACAGCCTAGTAAGCATGCCGGTATGTGTGCGGTTTTTCTTTGGGGTGGGACTTGTACTTCTTTTGTGTGCAACCTTGTACTTCCTATTGCAACTATTTTGTACTTCCTTTTGTCGTTCatcaatgaatttcctttttgttttgttaCCTGTAAGATAAATTAGTGTACTTCGTATATCAAATTTTTCAGTGTTGTCTTGCCATTCGATGTCGGCTTTGTAATTTCTTATATAACTCATGCTAGAACTTGATGTCTCGGGCTTTACCCAGGTCTTAATTTTTGTTgtatttttttgtaatttttaacaCACTACGAACTTCCTATTTGAGTAACCTCGTACTTCATATCAATGTATATCGTACTTCCTAGTTTTTCTTACTGTTTTTTCTTGATGTTGCTTGATGTAAAGACTTTTGATAGTAGTAAACAAATTACTTGAATGGAGTAAACCAAGATCATTTTTTCCATTCTTACATATCACTCTTTGAATGGGAAGTAAACTTAATTACAATATtgtaatttattttctattttttatgcTAACTTATTTACGGTGCTCCTTCTTAGTGTTGGTGGCGTTGGTTCATTTCCTTCATCCTTGTCTTCCGCtttgtcatcttcttcttcttcttcttcttcttcttcttcttcttcttcttcttcttcttcttcttcttcttcttcttcttcttcttcttcttcttcttcttcttcttcttcttcttcttcttcttcttcttcttcttcttcttcttcttcttcttcttcttcttcttcttcttcttcttcttcttcttcttcttcttcttcttcttcttcttcttcttcttcttcttcttcttcttcttcttcttcttcttcttcttcttcttcttcttcttcttcttcttcttcttcttcttcttcttcttcttcttcttcttcttcttcttcttcttcttcttcttcttcttcttcttcttcttcttcttcttcttcttcttcttcttcttcttcttcttcttcttcttcttcttcttcttcttcttcttcttcttcttcttcttcttcttcttcttcttcttcttcttcttcttcttcttcttcttcttcttcttcttcttcttcttcttcttcttcttcttcttcttcttcttcttcttcttcttcttcttcttcttcttcttcttcttcttcttcttcttcttcttcttcttcttcttcttcttcttcttcttcttcttcttcttcttcttcttcttcttcttcttcttcttcttcttcttcttcttcttcttcttcttctctcttcttcttcttcttcttcttcttcttcttcttcttcttcttcttcctcttcttcttctttcttcttcttcttcttccctctcctcgtcatcctcttcttcttcatcttgttcctcttcctcttcttcttcctcttcttcttcctcttctttttgcttcttttttggttgtgttcttgttaGCACTTTCTTCTTCGATTTTCCCTTCAGGTTCAAGCCATTTTTTACAGGGCAAGTAAGAGAGTTGTGGCCGGTTCCATATTTTTTACACCACGAACACATTTTTCTTCTCGGAGCTTTTATTTTACTTATAGCAAGTTGTTTCATTACTCTAGGATCTTTTGGACAAGATCTAGAGTTGTGTCCGCTTTCGAGCTTGCATATCTTTGCAAGTGTTCTTCCCTTCTCTCTTCACGGTCTTACTGCACCTTTTTCTTCATAGCTCCTGGAGGTTTAGAGCCACCGAGGTTCTTTATTCTCTGCTTCCTTTAGTTTTGGACTTAGGTGGTGGTAGTATAACcctctgcggcatcttgttaccaTCGTTGTCGAGTGATCATCTTGTCTGGTTAGGACAATCAGGATATTTACGTTGGTTTTACTGTCCAAAAGTGAGTTTCTTCGAGGCTCAAACTCATCAATATCTGGGCACTGGCACTGAACCATCTTCATCATTATGCTGGTGTTGACGAACCCATTGCATCAAGTTCGTCATACGGTGTTACTGAGACCAACTTTTGCTCTTGCCCGTTGTTCTTCGAGCATGTTGCTTTCCTAACAACTTTCATAGCCAGTACTGTAGTATTTCATTCTGCGCTGGATACGGATACTGAGGTTCCATCGGAAGCTTGTGTCTTGTAATCTCTCTATCAAAAGTTCCTCTATGTCGCGCTCCATTAGTGTACCTCCTTAGTATGTAGCGAGTGGAATGCTATCAACCCTCGAGGTGGTCCAGCgaggcataaaacatgtaggcagAACAGTCCTGTTGTAATAAAATGAAGTTTCAATCCATTAGAAACGGTAAGAAGTGCAAGTATGGGTGAAACAGAAGTTTAAGTCACTAGGTAACAGAAGTACAAGttctttgttctttttgtgttttttataatgTTTTTGTACCTGTGTGTTCCCATAGCAGACACTCGCATCTGTATTCGCCTCCAACAGGATCTGCAAGTACTGCGGGCTGATGGTTTGACCAAGAAAAGTCGGTCGTAGGTTGGTGATAGGTCACCGGATAATTGTACTCATCAAGTTCGGGGTAGTCTGGGTTTGGTTTTATGCGGAAGAGTGTGCTTTTCTTCGACGAGCACTGCAACTCTTTGAAAACAGTCTTCGTATAAAGTTCTTTGGAATTGATGCTCAAATCCATAATGGGTTCTCTTATTTGTTTTTGAGTGAAAAGAGGACACAACACATTTTTAATCTTTTATGAAGAAAAGATAACAAGAATGCTAACATGAAGCACAAGATGTGCGGTAAATGTTTTTTAGATTAAGTACTGTATTGCATATGTCTTTAAATTTTACTTCTGTCTCCTTTGGAATATTAGTTTGGTAACTTGTTACGCAAAACGGTTCGAGTGCGAGCTTCTCATTTAACGGACTACGCTTTAGGGATGCATTCATGCTTTACGAGCGCGAGTAGATGTCATTCTTGCGCGGAAGACGTTCTTGAAATAGGCTGAGATCCACTCCTCCCTGATTTCCCGGAGCTGCAACATCATGGGATCATCGTGCGGTTGTATTTGTCAAGTAGATTTCGCCAAGCGTTTTCAAATTACGTAGGCATGAGTGGCCAATTCGGGATTCTTGTAAACTCAGCCTTGAAGGTCAAATACTTCTTGTACGGACTCGACAAGTGTAGGTGGAATTTTTCATCATATGCCATCGGCATAGTTTATGCGGTGTTTTAAAGAAAACACGAGGGATTGCTTGTGCCATGGACGGGCATTGGTCTGTAAATAAAAAGAAGGTGTCTAGAAATCAGAACATAAGTGAAGCAGGCAAATTTGAATTTCGGTTCAGATGTAATATTATTTACTATGCTATATTGTTCTCACAGAAAATATGCAAAAGATTGTGCGTAAACAGACCTGTTAAAATTATTGTGGGCTGCTTCCCATTCATGCACCTTAAGAACGTTCTGAACAGCCAATAAAATGAGTCTTCACTTTCATCCACGACAAAGAGCACAAGCAAAAATAGTGGACTTGCAGGTGATGGTTTACTCAGACAAAGACTCAGGGGCATCTTTGTATCTGTTTGTTTTGTATGTTGTATCAAATGTTATGCAATCCCCAAAATCCTCGTATGATCCCCTACAGCTTGCGGGAGCCCAAAATATATTCTTTATACGGTTTTCATCATCAAGCTGAAAATCGAAGAAAAACTCTTTGTTGCAAGCTTTCATCTCGCCAAAGTAAGACAGAAGCTTATTAATGTCATCCCTAATATCCTCTTGGGAATTTATTGCCTTCACTGCAATTATATGGACGGAAAGTACAGATTGCTTTTAGCATGAAGTACAACCATACTACAATCAAAAGTACATGGAAAGATAGACATGCGATAACGGGAATGTTTTTCACACGTTAAGTACgagttatcataaagggaatttgAGGTTCACAAACAACTTTTCATTTCTAAGTTGAAAAGAGCAAAAAGGGTAGAGTGTTGCTTTTACTGTTTAGCAAGTCGCGCCCATGAAATGTTAAGTACTGCGCGCCTCCCACCGATGAATAtaggatcgacaaaattatcCGATGAGATACATTCTCAAACTGCTGAGAACTTTACAAATTCCAGCAAAGAAGGGTCGAAATTTTTATGAGAATGTAGGAAATTCATCATGCTGGGGCTTTGAATCATATGGTGGTTGTGTTCGAATTTTATATTCTCAATTACATAAGTATCATCATCCTTCTTCTTTACTCTAATACCAGCACGGCAACCACATCGACTAGTGGTTTTATCACTGTTGCGGTCGGTTCTACCTAACTGAGTGCTTTCGTAATGACCTTGGCGGTTGCAGTATAGGTATCGATTGGCACCATTGTGCTGTCCAGTTCTGACTCCAAAACCAGCATGCCTTGCATATCTGTTGTAAAATATTTTGGCATCCTCGAAATCTTTGAATACCATTTTAATCTTTGGTAATAGATAATGCTGGAAGATCATTATcactgcaaaaacaaaaaacaatagtACAATAGGCATTTCAATGATAAGTACAAGTATCATAAAACGAAGAAAGTACAAGTGTAATGTAGCAACAAGTACAAGTGTGATACGGCAAGATGTTTAGAAACTAAATTTCTTCAAATGTACTCACATGGGCTGTAGCGACGTTGCTCCACCGGAGTATCTGCTTCTTCTTCGGGGAGTATTGGGCAAGGCGGTGTCACCAATGATTTGTGTAACAATGGATCTGACGGGTCACGGCGTGGTAATCTAGATGACGAGGGTCGTACGGGGTCACGAGGAGGCAATCCGGAGGACGAGGTCGTACGGGTGCACGTGTAGGAGGAAATCTAGAGGATGAGGGATGTGCgaggtgcacgtggaggaggaaatccgaGAGGATGAGGGATATACATGTGCACGTGGAGGAGCAAATCCGAGAGGATGAGGGATATACATGTGCACGTGGAGGAGCAAATCCGGAGGATGAGGGATGTACGGGTGCACGTTGAGGAGGAAATCCggaggatgaaggtgcttgctGTTTCGAGTACTTACGGTTTCCCTACTAGTCATTTTGTAGGCACTAGAATTATGTTGATCCCGGAGGATGTGTAGCACCAACCTCAGCAACCTTTCTAGCAGGTCGTCTAGTTGATAGGACACGTGCAATATCCAGGATATGTGGTGGCACAACAGGCCCTGGATTGTAAGGAAATTGTGACGTTGTTTGCGCCGGCACTTTTGTTCGTATCACAATTTGTTTACGGACTATACATGTCGAGTCCAATCCATTTGTAAAAGGTGAGTATCCGAGTGACAAAGAAGTTGCGTGGAATTTCGGGAGTAACCCATTGTAGAGGTTTTGGATCAAGCACAACCTCACTTCTTTTTTCGTCTAGCTAGTTGATTCATCTACGATAGTAGAATATCGAGAATTTATTCGAATTAGGAATGGCGAGTACACATATCACAATTATAACTTGGATAAAATAACTAGTTCATGAAAAAAGAGAAGTACTATTATGGAGAAAGAAGTACAATATAACCAACATTAGCGAGTACAATATAACTAAATACAACACTCAGaggttactaagtacaactagtatAACAGATAAGTACAGGACAAAAGGATTTACTAAgctcaactagcaaaacagagaagtgcaggtcatagggattactaagttcaattttttACCAAAGTTCATGTGTTGAAACAGAAGTACAGTACACgaggcattactaagttcaatttgcCAAGTTGAATTTGCTAAGTACGGAGTCaaaaggattactaagtacaactagggaaaacagagaagtgcatgtcatagggattactaagttcaatttgctaagtacaactagcaaaaacagagaagtgcatgttatagggattactaagttcaatttgctaagtacaactagcaaaacagagaagtacagtacacaggcattactaagtacaactagcaaaacagtacagtacacaggcattactaagtacaactagcaaagcGAAGTACGGTACACGAggcattactaagtacaactagcaaaacagagaagtacggTACACGGGCATTACTAAGTACAAATAGCAAAACGAGAAGTACGAGTACACgggcattactaagttcaattttttACTAAAGTTCATGTGCTTGAAACGAGAGAAGTACGAGTATACgaggcattactaagttcaatttgctaagtTGAATTTGCTAAGTACGAGTCaaaaggattactaagtacaactagcaaaacagggAAGTGCGggtcatagggattactaagtacaactagcaaaacgaGAGAAGTACGGTacacaggcattactaagttcaaaGAGAAGTATTTGGAGTTGCGGTAGAAGCGGAAGTACTATAAGCATACGAGAATAAGTACAATTTCAATATTCGacaaaaacaaacgagagaaGTACTTTGAGAAGTTCAAGATTATAGTTTCTAGCTGTACAACATTGTCTCACCTCATTTTGTTCGGATGTACTTCGTTTCAAAGGTGTAAGCTGCTGCGAGATATGCAAGTTTCCCTTATTTTATCTGAGAGCAAAGTAGATTTGTGAGCAAATCGAGGTGAAGATCTTGTAGGAACGACATCTACAAATCTTTTCCGTCGAATCTGCATCTTCTTAGATTTTGGAGGATCCATTTGCTTGGGTTTcttgaatttgcgagagaaggatgcgaGAGAAGGATCCCTCAAGAGACTCGCGCGGAGAAGAGGGGGCGCGCGAGAGAAGAATTCGGCCGGAGAAGAAGTTGGCTCGCCGGAGAAAAGATCCCGTGtgctccgcgcgagctcggtcgctccgcgcgagctcggtcgccgcgcggaactcggtcgctccgcgcgggctcggtcgccgcgcgagctcggtcgctccGCGCGAGATCGGTCGCTCGCGCGAGATCGGTCGCTCGCGCGGAGGTCGGtgctccgcgcgagctcggtcgccgcgcNNNNNNNNNNNNNNNNNNNNNNNNNNNNNNNNNNNNNNNNNNNNNNNNNNNNNNNNNNNNNNNNNNNNNNNNNNNNNNNNNNNNNNNNNNNNNNNNNNNNGAGGCCCCCTATGGGGAGCATCATATACACCTTTAGATTTGATTAATCTATTTGAATAAATTGATTCTTTCCCATTCATGCACGATTTTCGCACATGTGATGTGTGACTTGCTATCATGTGGTTGCATACTTGCATGCATATGGGCCAAACTCTTTTTGCAGGATCAGAATAAATAAAATCTTTGTTTCTTCTATGGGGGCAAATAAACAAACTTAAGAGAATATGGACGAGGTTGAACACCACAGTTGGTGTCCTCCCACTGCTGATGAGTCTAAGATTTCATGAGAACAAGGAGGAGAAGCATTGTTGCCTACACTAATGGTTCCATGTAGACACCTGCCCTTCCCCGGTGTACTATGCTCACAAGATCATCGTTGAACTGGGGCCCAAGCAACTCTAACGATCAACCTAGCATGTACAACAATGACACGAGCCAAGCGACTACGGCATGGCCTTACAACCCATATATATCCTCGATTGGACTCCTCGAGAATATTTGACCTAGGTTCTTAGTTTATGTTTACAATCATCAATTGCATCCGTTGCATCCTTCATCACATGCTCGGCATCGTCAGCACATATATGTTCTTGTACTCGCATACTACCTCACGTCCTCACTAGCACAACACACCGCCTCAACTCCCCAAGTATGCCCATGCCAAAGAAACAAATAGTAATGAGATGCCATGCGAGACGAAGGCAGTGATTAAACTTAGGGTGTGTGCCATTATCCGAGAAGTcaaaaaattatttaaatataggcccaaaaaccctcccccgcttGCTAATATATAGGCAATAAACGCAAGTTCTAGAACTTTTAAAGTACAAGTGCATATTACTTCGGGAATAATGGTCCTCTCCAAAAAACACTACAATGCTATAGTAgataagataaaaaaaaattggaCCCTAAACTACCGTGCTTGGTTCGACTTTAACTTTGACCTGTCAAATTATGCATATTAAACCTCGAGCTATGCAAAAGATTTTAATCACGGTCATCGTTGGAGATGATATATGTGAACTGGTGTTGTGTTCTACATCGCCCTTGACAATCTTGGATGTCGGAGCCGTTGCCCACGGTTGTCATCATCGTCCCTAGTTTATGCCAAGGGATAGTTAATAGCTATCATTTCTTTGTCACATGTTTTTTTTTGGTTCATTGTTTTATGAGTTGAGATTTATTACCTATTATTTCATGTGCCATTAGGCTGGTTATATTATGCATGTATAAACATCGATATATCGCTTGTTGGCCACAACAAGGATGGCAAGATAGTCACCATGCACATCTTTGCATGGTTTGAGCACCCCTGTAGTCATCCTTTTACGGCAATATACACCTAGGTCTTATACATGCATGTGGCTAAGTACACACTCATATTTTTGTAACTTTGTTCCATGTCACCGCCTCTAAATACGAGATTTAAGTCCAATATTAGTCCATCACCATCGGTGGCGGGGCACGTGTCCAAACTCCAAAGAATTACTTTATTTATTATAGTCACAATTTTTGACAAGccttttacttaatcttgttttgTGCTTATATCGCAAGGCCTTTATGCCACCATCTCCGTCATGTGTGTATATTGTTAGCACTAATGCCGAGGGCGCGACCCCCCGACAACAACTAGTTTGCATACATGCTGTCCTCGATGCCTTAGTTGGAGATCTAATTGGGAGTTATGCTAAAAGTGTACATCATTTTGTGATCTAGCTTGTGTTTCGGTTGTATCACCATTAGTGAGTCATACATGTATGTTCATTGACGAGGGCCTTGTGTTACCCGTGAACCCATCAATGTTTACATTGGCCTTATAATGTGGGCCTTGAAAACATTAGGTTTTTTCGTCCCACTTTCTCTTGGGATATAGCCTAAGAGGAGCTAGGTTATGATCACAGTGTCTCAAGCAAAGTTGCCTTGGCATCTTAGGGATAGCCTCCAACAATTCTAAAACCATGGCGATGACACTTCTCTATGCCAAACCGCCTTGTATGTAAGTTATCTTTCGCCTTTCATAGGAAGCAATCTAGCGTGGTCCCGTACTCTTGTGATAGGTGTCTCGCACATTAACCTCTCCACCCCCTCTCGTCGGTATTTGTTGGTGGTGGTCTTAGTGCACTCGATGGCATCAGCGAAGCTCCTAGAGCTAGCCAAGCATATTGGCTCTCGAGGAGTTGTTTTGGTTCATCGATTCTTGGCCCACGCGACCCCGCTTCGCTTTTTTCAGCTGGTAACATGGACATCATACCGATACATGTGGCGTGGTCACGATGTGCAGGTCATCCGCCATTGTTGGGCGTTGTTGCTTCCATTGAGGCATTTGCACGTAAAATGTCTCTTGGAATCTATCCCAATGGTGACAAGTGCAATGACGTGCGTAtacatatgtactccctccgtcccaccaaaCATGTGAATTATTTGTGTAAATTTAGATGCATCTGAACGCTAAATAGTAGTTAGATACTTCATACTTCCAAATTTTGACAATCTTgcatgaaacagagggagtatttatctTAAAAAGAAAACCAGAATGAGTACATGTTTGGATCGGGCTATAAGCGGGATTTTGGGCCCAAAAATCACGGACGGACGTTTGGCTAGCTAGCCTAGCGACACCATTTCCGTGACTTCCTCTCAATCTCGCCGGCCACCCACACCTCCGCTGCTCAGACCACCGACGGCTCCTCCGCTCCACCGCGACCAGATAGTCGCCCCGTCCTCTTTCTCCACGACCTCGCCCCAGCTCCGGCGCTCCATCCTCACCTCCGGCCGGGACACCCCCACCTTACCACCGTCCGACGCTGCTCCGGCACTGTAACTCCTCCAGAATCCCTCACCGATGCGCCTCCAATTAATCCCAAAACCTCTCCGCGGCGAAACCCTAGGTCGCCGGCCAGCCAGGGTCGTGTACTGCGCGGGCAAGGCCAAGCGCGGCACCTCCTCCATTGTCTTC from Lolium rigidum isolate FL_2022 chromosome 4, APGP_CSIRO_Lrig_0.1, whole genome shotgun sequence encodes the following:
- the LOC124648951 gene encoding cilia- and flagella-associated protein 251-like: EEEEEEEEEEEEEEEEEEEEEEEEEEEEEEEEEEEEEEEEEEEEEEEEEEEEEEEEEEEEEEEEEEEEEEEEEEEEEEEEEEEEEEEEEEEEEEEEEEEEEEEEEEEEEEEEEEEEEEEEEEEEEEEEEEEEEEEEEEEEEEEEEEEEEEEEEEEEEEEEEEEEEEEEEEEEEEEEEEEEEEEEEEEEEEEEEEEEEEEEEEEEEEEEEEEEE